The following coding sequences are from one Myxococcales bacterium window:
- a CDS encoding Smr/MutS family protein, whose product MLVPPSHLEFLDWPAVVDRLAAGAQSDRGREFCRALLPLENMEEARARGQWARELMDILVREGRMPSLAFPEIEPHLQLAQQGGVLGADEMSRIGAFCEIGATCRRFFARFAPGAGVHEAAGVWGLVAPLGEWGELARLARETFDASGEIRDSASPVLARLRRERDLLAARIREQAEALLLSEAYEPLLQDRFVTQRGDRFVLPVRASFKSMGMGIVHDTSRTGETVFIEPTALVELNNRLKVLELEIRHECRRILEELAALVAEAAPALRTDLARLGQLDFLVALARYGVACDGTLLTLVDGPELDLCDLRHPLLVLRARSEGFAVVANEVHLGGSLGAQLLVVSGPNAGGKTVFLKAVGLAVLSAHAGLPVPASARCRVGRFSAVLADIGDQQSVLGDLSTFSAHLANMAGILETVAATGGQPALVLCDELMAGTNPDQGAALARACLEAMAEGRALGVCTTHYDALKALADGDARFRNAGMEYDPENLRPTFRMREGLPGRSYALDIAGRMGLPVTVLARAQELVGAPSVGLETVLRDLELREASLAAQEAALAEARAEFEHQAEREKSATEALVKRERELAVKIRETIETSVKQAREQLREIVQTARNEAANKGVDRAVAAAREALARTAEAAREGLPEADPKLDLERLKKAWARRGFRGLKGEGVVAAGPVKPPPGKPMAAPAPEDEFAGVLKSRRNSIDVRGLRVDDALATVESRLDEALREGADAVFVIHGYGSGALRKAVREFLSLSPAVARQRPGQREEGGDGVTVAIVRG is encoded by the coding sequence GTGTTAGTCCCCCCGTCACACCTCGAATTTCTCGATTGGCCCGCCGTGGTCGACCGTCTGGCCGCGGGAGCCCAGTCCGACCGCGGCAGGGAATTTTGCCGCGCGCTGCTGCCCCTGGAAAACATGGAGGAAGCCCGCGCGCGGGGGCAGTGGGCCCGCGAGCTCATGGACATCTTGGTCCGCGAGGGCCGCATGCCGTCGCTGGCCTTCCCGGAGATCGAGCCTCACCTGCAACTCGCGCAGCAGGGGGGCGTGCTGGGGGCGGACGAGATGAGCCGGATCGGGGCATTTTGCGAGATCGGGGCCACCTGTCGGCGCTTCTTCGCGCGCTTTGCGCCGGGCGCAGGCGTGCACGAGGCCGCTGGCGTGTGGGGCCTGGTGGCGCCGCTCGGCGAGTGGGGCGAGCTGGCGCGGCTTGCGCGCGAGACCTTCGACGCCTCGGGGGAGATCCGTGACAGCGCCTCCCCGGTGCTGGCCCGGCTGCGCCGCGAGCGCGATCTGCTCGCCGCCCGCATCCGCGAGCAGGCCGAGGCGCTGCTCCTGTCGGAGGCGTACGAGCCCCTGCTGCAAGATCGCTTCGTCACCCAGCGCGGGGATCGCTTCGTGTTGCCGGTGCGCGCGTCGTTCAAGTCGATGGGCATGGGCATCGTGCACGATACGTCGCGCACCGGAGAGACCGTGTTCATCGAGCCCACGGCCCTCGTCGAGCTGAACAACAGGCTCAAGGTGCTCGAGCTCGAGATCCGCCACGAATGCCGCCGCATCCTGGAGGAGCTCGCCGCCCTGGTGGCCGAAGCGGCTCCCGCCCTTCGCACCGATCTCGCGCGGCTCGGCCAGCTCGATTTTCTCGTGGCGCTGGCCCGTTACGGCGTGGCGTGTGACGGCACCCTGCTGACGCTCGTCGATGGCCCCGAACTCGATCTGTGCGATCTGCGCCACCCGCTGCTCGTGCTCCGCGCGCGGAGTGAAGGCTTTGCCGTGGTCGCGAACGAGGTGCACCTCGGGGGCTCTCTGGGCGCGCAGCTGCTGGTGGTGAGTGGACCCAACGCGGGCGGCAAAACGGTGTTCCTGAAGGCCGTGGGGCTGGCCGTGCTCTCGGCCCATGCGGGTTTGCCCGTGCCGGCCAGCGCACGTTGCCGCGTGGGGCGCTTTTCGGCGGTGCTGGCCGATATCGGCGACCAGCAAAGCGTGCTCGGCGATCTGTCCACGTTCTCGGCGCACCTGGCGAACATGGCAGGCATCCTCGAGACCGTGGCCGCCACGGGGGGGCAGCCGGCGCTCGTGCTCTGCGACGAGCTCATGGCGGGCACCAACCCGGACCAAGGGGCTGCGCTCGCACGGGCTTGCCTGGAAGCGATGGCAGAGGGCCGGGCCTTGGGCGTCTGCACCACCCACTACGACGCGCTCAAGGCTTTGGCCGACGGCGATGCGCGCTTTCGCAACGCGGGCATGGAATACGATCCCGAGAACCTGCGCCCCACCTTTCGGATGCGGGAAGGCTTGCCGGGGCGTAGCTACGCGCTCGACATCGCGGGGCGCATGGGCCTGCCCGTGACGGTGTTGGCCCGCGCGCAGGAGCTCGTGGGGGCGCCGTCGGTGGGGCTCGAGACGGTGTTGCGCGATCTCGAGCTGCGGGAGGCCTCGCTTGCCGCACAGGAGGCCGCCCTCGCGGAGGCCCGGGCGGAGTTCGAGCACCAAGCCGAGCGAGAAAAGTCCGCGACCGAGGCCCTCGTCAAGCGCGAACGTGAGCTGGCGGTGAAGATCCGGGAAACGATCGAGACTTCCGTCAAACAAGCGCGCGAGCAGCTTCGGGAGATCGTGCAGACCGCACGCAACGAAGCGGCAAACAAGGGCGTCGATCGCGCGGTCGCAGCGGCGCGGGAGGCGCTGGCGCGCACGGCGGAGGCGGCCCGCGAGGGCTTGCCCGAGGCGGACCCCAAGCTGGATCTCGAGCGGCTCAAGAAGGCCTGGGCCCGCCGGGGCTTTCGCGGCCTCAAGGGCGAGGGGGTGGTGGCGGCGGGGCCTGTGAAGCCCCCACCCGGCAAGCCGATGGCCGCCCCGGCCCCCGAGGACGAGTTCGCAGGGGTCCTCAAATCTCGGCGCAACAGCATCGATGTGCGCGGCCTGCGGGTCGATGACGCCTTGGCCACGGTCGAGTCGCGGCTCGACGAAGCCCTGCGCGAGGGCGCCGATGCCGTGTTCGTGATTCACGGTTACGGCTCGGGCGCGCTCCGTAAAGCCGTGCGGGAGTTCCTGTCGCTCTCTCCCGCGGTTGCACGGCAGCGTCCTGGTCAGCGCGAAGAGGGTGGTGATGGCGTCACCGTGGCAATCGTGAGGGGCTAG